A DNA window from Schistocerca gregaria isolate iqSchGreg1 chromosome 2, iqSchGreg1.2, whole genome shotgun sequence contains the following coding sequences:
- the LOC126333831 gene encoding zinc finger protein 239-like translates to MPSKVSCTTAIEHEDGECKNSNSDNYTDLMHDTENSSASKVGDNTNSISSTQPNSSSRAQCSKMNCKRKNLAQICIKRVNVRDTNEDTIQSEENYLNITSLSTDNGIMEYSDSSKGCNKKFSSTSNANSHERTHTGELPYKFPTCNKTLDKAHSLHVHEPIHTGERPYKCTTCNKAFSNASHLQMHERIHTGERPYKCTTCNKAFSNASNLHVHERIHTGERPYKCTTCNKAFSNASHLQRHERIHTGERPYKCTTCNKAFSRTSHLQMHERIHTGERPYKCTTCNKAFSNASHLQRHERIHTGERPYKCTTCNKAFSNASHLQMHERIHTGERPYKCTTCNKAFSNASNLHVHERIHTGERPYKCTTCNKAFSRTSDLQRHERIHTGERP, encoded by the coding sequence ATGCCTTCCAAAGTCAGCTGTACTACTGCAATCGAGCATGAAGATGGAGAGTGCAAGAACAGTAACAGTGATAACTACACAGACCTGATGCATGATACAGAAAATAGCTCTGCTTCTAAAGTAGGAGATAATACGAATAGCATTTCATCTACCCAACCGAACAGTTCTAGTCGGGCTCAATGTAGTAAAATGAACTGCAAGCGCAAGAACTTAGCTCAAATATGCATTAAACGAGTTAACGTTAGGGATACTAACGAAGACACAATACAATCGGAAGAGAACTATTTAAATATCACTTCACTATCAACTGATAACGGTATCATGGAGTACTCAGACAGTAGTAAGGGCTGCAATAAAAAATTCTCTAGTACTTCAAATGCGAACAGTCATGAGCGAACTCATACAGGAGAACTCCCATACAAGTTCCCTACCTGTAACAAGACTTTAGATAAAGCGCACAGTCTCCATGTGCATGAGCCAATTCATACAGGGGAACGTCCATACAAGTGCACCACCTGTAACAAGGCTTTCTCGAATGCCTCTCATCTCCAAATGCATGAGCGAATTCACACAGGGGAACGTCCATACAAGTGCACCACCTGTAACAAGGCTTTCTCGAATGCCTCAAATCTGCATGTGCATGAGCGAATTCACACAGGGGAACGTCCATACAAGTGCACCACCTGTAACAAGGCTTTCTCGAATGCCTCTCATCTCCAAAGGCATGAGCGAATTCACACAGGGGAACGTCCATACAAGTGCACCACCTGTAACAAGGCTTTCTCTCGTACTTCTCATCTCCAAATGCATGAGCGAATTCACACGGGGGAACGTCCATACAAGTGCACCACCTGTAACAAGGCTTTCTCGAATGCCTCTCATCTCCAAAGGCATGAGCGAATTCACACAGGGGAACGTCCATACAAGTGCACCACCTGTAACAAGGCTTTCTCGAATGCCTCTCATCTCCAAATGCATGAGCGAATTCACACAGGGGAACGTCCATACAAGTGCACCACCTGTAACAAGGCTTTCTCGAATGCCTCAAATCTGCATGTGCATGAGCGAATTCACACAGGGGAACGTCCATACAAGTGCACCACCTGTAACAAGGCTTTCTCTCGTACTTCAGATCTTCAAAGGCATGAGCGAATTCACACAGGGGAACGTCCATAG